The proteins below are encoded in one region of Blochmannia endosymbiont of Camponotus (Colobopsis) obliquus:
- the cysJ gene encoding NADPH-dependent assimilatory sulfite reductase flavoprotein subunit has product MIKSFLPSKSMPLTIEQLKCLERLIKDLSSSQIAWISGYFWGIIHDDNSQNNDNFVSQDKILNYDDIVITILYASQTGNAQRVAEQLYNDLLAQQFKVKNINIREYKYKKIAQETFLLIVTSTHGEGEPPEDAVAFYRFLFSKKAPLMTKTYFSVFALGDRSYEHFAKVGKDFDKRLEELGAKRLYNRCDADIDYHQQANSWRSTIVSLLHKKLRQQDKCLNLTQTGNDITKNNCNAFSKEQPLAAYLISKQKITSRSSIKDIHHLEIDLVNSGLQYQPGDALGIWYENDSALVNEILSLLNLTGKEIINFKAQCLSLDIILQKYCELTQNTSFFVRNYANILNDKSFLSLIAQEEKLKKIVTSMPIVDLIRRFPIKLNAIQVLDLFRPLTPRFYSIASSQAEVGNEVHITVSVVRYKVNGYLRSGGASSYLVDRLNEDDVLKIFVECKDNFRLPKDSNTSIIMLASGTGIAPFRAFMQQRFMDGSLGKNWLFFGNPQFINDFLYQVEWQRYFKDGLLTRIDTAWSRDQSNKIYVQNKLLEQGSEIWRWLNDGAHIYVCGDARYMAYSVEQALLKIIMKYGVMNLEKSNEFLDMMRIQKRYQRDVY; this is encoded by the coding sequence ATGATAAAGTCGTTTTTACCAAGTAAATCTATGCCATTGACTATTGAACAGTTGAAATGTTTAGAAAGGCTAATTAAAGATTTATCTTCTTCACAGATAGCGTGGATTTCTGGTTATTTTTGGGGGATCATTCATGATGATAATTCTCAGAATAACGATAATTTTGTTTCTCAAGATAAAATATTAAATTACGATGATATTGTTATTACTATTTTATATGCATCTCAAACTGGTAATGCCCAGCGAGTAGCTGAACAGTTATATAATGATTTACTTGCACAACAGTTTAAAGTAAAAAATATTAATATTAGGGAATATAAATATAAAAAAATTGCACAAGAGACTTTTTTATTGATTGTCACATCTACTCACGGTGAAGGTGAACCTCCAGAAGATGCTGTAGCGTTTTATAGGTTTTTATTTTCGAAAAAAGCTCCATTAATGACAAAAACTTATTTTTCTGTGTTTGCTCTTGGTGATCGTTCATACGAACATTTTGCAAAAGTAGGTAAGGATTTTGACAAACGATTAGAAGAATTAGGTGCTAAACGTTTATACAATCGATGTGATGCAGATATTGATTATCACCAGCAAGCAAATAGTTGGCGAAGCACTATTGTTTCTTTGTTGCACAAAAAATTAAGACAACAAGATAAGTGTCTAAATTTGACACAAACTGGTAATGATATTACAAAAAATAATTGTAATGCATTTTCTAAAGAGCAACCGTTAGCTGCGTATTTAATATCGAAACAAAAAATTACTAGTCGAAGTTCTATTAAAGATATACATCATTTAGAAATTGATCTTGTTAATTCTGGATTACAATACCAACCTGGTGATGCATTAGGGATTTGGTATGAAAATGATTCGGCATTAGTTAACGAAATTTTATCTTTATTAAATTTAACAGGTAAAGAGATAATAAATTTTAAAGCACAATGTTTATCTTTGGATATAATTCTTCAAAAATATTGTGAATTAACTCAAAATACATCTTTTTTTGTACGTAATTATGCTAATATACTGAATGATAAATCTTTTTTATCTTTAATCGCTCAAGAAGAAAAATTAAAAAAAATTGTGACATCTATGCCTATTGTTGATTTAATTCGTCGTTTTCCTATTAAATTAAACGCTATCCAAGTATTGGATTTATTTAGACCATTAACACCGCGTTTTTATTCTATTGCGTCCTCACAAGCAGAAGTTGGTAATGAAGTACATATTACTGTAAGCGTAGTTCGTTATAAAGTTAATGGTTATTTACGGTCAGGTGGCGCTAGTAGTTATTTAGTTGATAGATTAAATGAAGATGATGTATTAAAAATTTTTGTAGAATGTAAGGATAATTTTCGATTACCTAAAGATTCTAATACATCAATTATTATGTTGGCTTCTGGAACTGGAATTGCTCCATTTCGTGCTTTTATGCAACAACGATTCATGGATGGTTCATTGGGAAAAAATTGGTTATTTTTTGGAAATCCTCAATTTATCAATGATTTTCTTTATCAAGTAGAGTGGCAACGTTATTTTAAAGATGGTTTATTAACTCGTATTGATACAGCGTGGTCGAGAGATCAAAGTAATAAAATTTATGTACAAAATAAATTATTAGAACAAGGTTCTGAAATATGGCGTTGGTTAAATGATGGGGCACATATTTATGTTTGTGGTGACGCTCGTTATATGGCGTATAGTGTGGAACAAGCATTATTAAAAATAATAATGAAATACGGTGTGATGAATCTGGAAAAATCTAATGAATTTTTAGATATGATGCGTATTCAAAAACGTTATCAACGGGATGTATATTAA
- a CDS encoding CTP synthase, with amino-acid sequence MTTNYIFITGGVVSSLGKGIVTASLGAVLEARGLNVTIMKLDPYINIDPGTISPIQHGEVFITEDGAETDLDLGHYERFICTKMTSRNNFTAGRIYANVLRKERSGDYLGATVQVIPHITNEIKKNIMDCASNYDVILVEIGGTIGDIESLPFLEAIRQMAIENSRARTLYIHLTLLPYIATSGELKTKPTQHSVKELLSIGIQPDILICRSNRVISYNEREKIALFCNVPVRAVISLEDVNSIYKIPILLKLQGVDNYICNFFKLHCREPDLSIWDEVIYQENHPINEVTIGVIGKYVILPDAYKSILEALKHAGLKNRTAVNICLINSQDIENQGISVIRKNLVDAILIPGGFGYRGVEGKIMAAQYARENKVPYLGICLGMQVALIEFARHVVGMVDANSTEFAPDCEYPVIILIPNDQNKQNGTDIFDIKKHDVCSTMRLGSHVCHLIEGSIVHQIYGKSIILERHRHRYEINNLLLGKIKLAGMNFVGFSEDNKFVEVIELTDHPWFIASQFHPEFTSTPRNGHPLFISFIKAANHYHKYIQK; translated from the coding sequence GTGACAACTAATTATATTTTTATAACTGGTGGAGTAGTTTCTTCTTTAGGCAAAGGCATTGTTACGGCGTCTTTAGGTGCTGTACTCGAGGCACGAGGCTTAAATGTTACTATAATGAAGTTAGATCCATATATTAATATCGATCCAGGCACTATAAGTCCTATTCAACATGGAGAAGTATTTATTACTGAAGATGGAGCCGAAACAGATCTAGATTTAGGTCATTATGAAAGATTTATTTGTACTAAAATGACTAGTCGCAATAATTTTACAGCTGGTCGTATATATGCTAATGTTTTACGTAAAGAGCGTTCTGGTGATTATTTGGGCGCTACTGTACAAGTTATACCTCATATCACTAATGAAATAAAAAAAAATATTATGGATTGTGCTAGCAATTATGATGTTATTTTGGTTGAAATTGGTGGAACAATTGGAGATATTGAATCATTGCCATTTTTAGAAGCAATACGACAAATGGCTATAGAAAATAGTCGTGCGCGTACTTTATATATACATTTGACTTTACTACCTTATATTGCCACTTCAGGCGAACTTAAAACTAAACCTACGCAACATTCAGTAAAAGAGTTACTTTCAATTGGTATTCAACCGGATATTTTAATTTGTCGTTCTAATCGAGTGATTTCATATAATGAACGTGAGAAAATTGCTTTATTTTGTAATGTTCCTGTAAGAGCAGTAATTTCGTTAGAAGATGTAAATTCTATATATAAAATACCTATTTTGCTAAAATTGCAAGGTGTAGACAATTATATTTGTAATTTTTTTAAGTTACATTGTCGTGAACCAGATTTATCAATATGGGATGAAGTTATTTATCAAGAGAATCATCCAATAAATGAAGTAACTATTGGCGTGATTGGAAAATATGTTATATTGCCTGATGCTTATAAATCTATACTTGAGGCATTAAAACATGCTGGATTAAAGAACCGTACTGCAGTAAATATTTGTTTAATTAATTCTCAGGATATAGAAAATCAAGGAATATCAGTAATAAGAAAAAATTTAGTGGATGCTATATTGATTCCTGGGGGGTTTGGTTATCGTGGTGTAGAAGGTAAAATTATGGCTGCACAATATGCTCGCGAAAACAAAGTTCCATATCTAGGAATATGTTTAGGTATGCAAGTGGCTTTAATTGAATTTGCAAGACATGTGGTGGGTATGGTAGACGCTAATTCTACTGAATTTGCACCAGATTGTGAATACCCCGTTATAATTTTAATTCCTAATGATCAGAATAAACAAAATGGTACAGATATTTTTGATATAAAAAAACATGATGTTTGTTCTACTATGCGTCTTGGTAGTCATGTATGTCATTTAATAGAAGGTAGTATAGTACATCAAATATATGGAAAATCTATTATATTGGAACGTCATCGCCATCGTTATGAAATTAATAATTTATTATTAGGAAAAATTAAATTGGCAGGAATGAATTTTGTTGGTTTTTCAGAAGATAATAAGTTTGTTGAAGTAATTGAACTTACTGACCATCCATGGTTTATTGCTAGTCAATTTCATCCGGAATTTACTTCAACACCACGTAATGGCCATCCTTTGTTTATAAGTTTTATAAAAGCTGCAAATCATTATCATAAATATATACAAAAATAG
- the erpA gene encoding iron-sulfur cluster insertion protein ErpA, with product MTDNKMNLLLQFTDVAAKKVNNLIEIQGNKNLKLRVYIIGGGCSGFQYGFILDELVNDGDYCVEKCGAILVVDPLSLQYLIGGLIDYHEEIKGSRFIVINPNAKNTCSCGLSFNI from the coding sequence ATGACAGATAATAAAATGAATTTACTTTTGCAATTTACTGATGTTGCAGCAAAAAAAGTTAACAATCTTATAGAAATTCAAGGTAATAAAAATTTAAAATTGCGTGTTTATATTATTGGAGGAGGATGTAGTGGCTTTCAGTATGGTTTTATTTTAGATGAATTAGTAAATGATGGAGATTATTGTGTTGAAAAATGCGGAGCAATTTTAGTTGTTGATCCTTTAAGTTTACAATATTTGATAGGCGGTTTAATTGATTATCATGAGGAAATAAAAGGTTCACGTTTTATTGTGATTAATCCTAATGCTAAAAATACTTGTAGTTGTGGATTATCTTTTAATATTTAG
- the eno gene encoding phosphopyruvate hydratase, translated as MSKIIKILGREIIDSRGNPTVEVEVHLKNDCVGCASVPSGASVGLHEAIELRDGDQHRFFGKGVIQAINAINGPIMHELMNKDANEQRVIDQAMIDLDGTPNKSRLGANAILGVSLANAKAAAISKKIPLYEHISDLNGSSKCFSMPLPMMNIINGGKHADNNIDVQEFMIQPISAKSIKEAIRMGAEIFHSLGKIFKKNGINITIGDEGGFAPNLESNIVALDFIKEATELAGYIFGKDITLAIDCAASEFFDAVTGMYKIRNEKKLYSSTEFVHYLKILSQTYPIVSIEDGLSELDWEGFIYFTKVLGDTIQLVGDDLFATNINILQKGIASHVANAILIKPNQIGSLTETLAAIQLAKDAGYATIISHRSGETEDSTIADLAVGTAAGQIKIGALRCSDRLAKYNQLIRIEESLKFKAPFCGLKVIKNRI; from the coding sequence ATGTCAAAAATTATAAAAATACTTGGTAGAGAAATCATTGATTCTCGTGGTAATCCTACAGTGGAAGTAGAGGTGCATTTAAAAAATGATTGCGTCGGTTGTGCATCAGTTCCATCGGGGGCTTCTGTAGGTCTTCATGAAGCAATAGAATTACGAGATGGTGATCAACATCGTTTTTTTGGCAAAGGAGTAATTCAAGCAATAAATGCAATTAATGGACCAATCATGCATGAGTTGATGAATAAGGATGCAAATGAACAAAGGGTTATTGATCAAGCCATGATAGATCTTGATGGGACTCCTAATAAATCGAGATTGGGTGCTAATGCTATTCTTGGTGTTTCTTTAGCTAATGCTAAAGCTGCCGCTATTTCTAAAAAGATTCCATTATATGAACATATTTCTGATTTAAATGGCAGTTCAAAATGTTTTTCTATGCCGTTGCCTATGATGAATATTATTAACGGCGGTAAACATGCTGATAATAATATTGATGTTCAAGAATTTATGATACAACCAATTAGTGCTAAAAGTATTAAAGAAGCAATTCGTATGGGTGCAGAAATATTCCATAGTCTTGGTAAAATTTTTAAAAAAAATGGGATTAATATTACTATTGGTGATGAAGGTGGATTTGCACCCAATTTAGAATCAAATATTGTTGCATTAGATTTTATTAAAGAAGCAACGGAATTGGCAGGTTATATTTTTGGTAAAGATATTACTTTAGCTATAGATTGTGCCGCTTCGGAGTTTTTTGATGCAGTAACAGGTATGTATAAAATTAGAAATGAAAAAAAATTATATTCAAGTACAGAGTTTGTTCATTATTTAAAAATATTGTCACAGACGTATCCTATTGTGTCTATTGAAGATGGATTAAGTGAATTAGATTGGGAAGGTTTTATTTATTTTACTAAAGTATTAGGTGATACCATACAATTAGTTGGTGATGATTTATTTGCGACTAATATTAATATTCTTCAAAAAGGTATTGCAAGTCATGTAGCTAATGCAATTCTTATCAAACCTAATCAAATAGGTTCATTAACCGAGACATTAGCAGCAATTCAATTAGCTAAGGATGCAGGGTATGCCACAATTATTTCTCATCGTTCTGGAGAAACTGAAGATTCTACGATCGCTGATTTAGCTGTTGGTACAGCTGCAGGACAGATAAAAATTGGTGCCTTGCGTTGTTCTGATCGTTTAGCTAAATATAATCAATTAATTCGTATTGAGGAATCTTTAAAATTTAAAGCACCATTTTGCGGATTAAAAGTAATTAAAAATAGAATATAG